A genome region from Strigops habroptila isolate Jane chromosome 12, bStrHab1.2.pri, whole genome shotgun sequence includes the following:
- the DHDDS gene encoding dehydrodolichyl diphosphate synthase complex subunit DHDDS: MSWIREGELTIIERFCANIIKAGPMPKHVAFIMDGNRRYARKCHVERQQGHSQGFDKLAQTLRWCLNLGIREVTVYAFSIENFKRSKEEVDGLMDLARQKFSRLLEEQENLKKHGVCIRVLGDLPLLPLDVQELIAQAVLATRNYNKCFLNVCFAYTSRHEISNAVREMAWGVEQGLLEPSDVSESLLDKCLYTNNSPDPDLLIRTSGEVRLSDFLLWQTSHSCLVFQSVLWPEYSFWNLCEAILRFQMNYSALQKARDSYMEERRRQQMERDQAYVAKKLQQEGVASHGDSQRRRTLLQKCTAMREERIQSFLQALEHKRADFFERLCSVSA, from the exons ATGTCGTGGATCAGAGAGGGCGAGCTGACCATCATAGAGAGGTTTTGTGCCAACATCATTAAG gCAGGTCCAATGCCCAAGCATGTGGCCTTCATCATGGATGGCAACCGCCGCTACGCCCGCAAATGCCACGTGGAGAGGCAGCAGGGACACTCGCAAGGCTTCGATAAGCTGGCGCAG ACACTGCGGTGGTGTTTAAACCTTGGCATTCGGGAGGTCACTGTTTATGCCTTTAGTATTGAGAACTTTAAGCGCTCCAAGGAGGAGGTGGATGGACTAATGGATTTGGCAAGGCAGAAATTTAGCCGCCTACTGGAAGAACA GGAGAACTTGAAGAAACACGGTGTGTGCATCCGTGTCCTTGGGGACCTGCCACTTCTGCCCTTGGATGTTCAGGAGCTGATTGCGCAAGCTGTGCTGGCAACAAGGAACTACAACAA atgctttctaaatgtttgctttgcatACACATCGAGACATGAAATCAGCAATGCTGTCAGGGAGATGGCATGGGGAGTGGAGCAAGGACTGCTCGAACCCAG TGACGTGTCTGAATCGTTGCTTGATAAGTGTCTGTACACCAACAACTCCCCTGACCCAGACCTGCTGATTCGAACCTCTGGAGAGGTTCGGCTGAGTGATTTCCTGCTCTGGCAG ACATCCCATTCATGCCTGGTGTTTCAGTCAGTCTTGTGGCCAGAATATTCCTTTTGGAACTTGTGTGAGGCTATCCTTCGGTTCCAGATGAACTACAGTGCTTTACAG AAGGCCAGAGACTCCTAcatggaggaaaggaggaggcagcagatgGAAAGGGATCAGGCTTATGTGGcaaagaagctgcagcaggagggggtTGCGTCCCACGGAGACTCTCAGCGCCGACGGACACTGTTGCAGAAATGCACCGCCATGAGGGAGGAGAGAATCCAGAGCTTCCTGCAGGCACTGGAGCACAAGAGAGCGGACTTCTTTGAGAGATTGTGTTCGGTGTCCGCATGA